Proteins encoded by one window of Paroedura picta isolate Pp20150507F chromosome 11, Ppicta_v3.0, whole genome shotgun sequence:
- the XIRP1 gene encoding xin actin-binding repeat-containing protein 1: MAQAAESRKSTKANIQKAEADLPPPRPQESVLDQPPAPESQDSNPLPLPPPKETFSRFYQQRQVNELKRLYRHMHPELRKNLEEAVTEDLAEMLSTDDPAAQASMNLDPVLPGEVQSMRWIFENWALDSIGEHQGTKKLAEEEAFPSGDVKSRSMKFENRSFNGDGLSASGSASQKEQTKGDVHTARWLFETQPLDSLNKMYLDETDMQEAVLKEPVQKGDVKGATQLFETHSLDALGRCSSVEEQSILQLKSEIQELKGDVKKTIKLFQTEPLCAIRDKAGNIHEIKSVCREEIHSNAVRTARWLFETQPLDTINKDTSQVQVIRGISLEEAAKGNVSGAKWLFETQPLDAIREMTVEEADFKASPDLVQGADVTKQCLLFETQPLDALKGEVTETTPAKEEVIRGDVRSTLWLFETQPMETLKDNFEVGQLKKVELSEEEKGAVKQRKHIFESCPLGSISKAPSEVSSATSVQEVEKGDVKAFKSLFETLPLDSIRQVSTEEVVQEAEEVPHGNVKANQFLFETTPLYAIKDSFGNFHKVTSVSREEEVVGGDVKNYKWKFETKSLDQFDDSVQKVDIIKGITKQEVVAGDVKTAKWLFETQPIDVIHSQVNPTGQEESERGGDSRGGDVKTCRWLFETHPMDALYEKAEKKQDREEPPVPQGDVRSYTWMFETQPLDSLRGQEERYLQASKTASQDELQGVDVKTVRHLFETEPLTDDASDDVNSKKMIRCSSRVEIQSGEVSRVKEFFEAKPLDSARKSNTATKEVNIPGDDNIEAGSVHKFTWLFENCPMDTLKSSVEGIQEVPPEEDIRSGDVGSKRFIFETYSLGQIHDKENEMQIKKIQEETLNKAAVKSCTMLFETQPLYAIQDREGGYHEVTSVKKEEIMKGDVKGARWQFETKPLDQIKADEEVFVIRAVTQEEFKKGDVQAARWRFETEPLDSIAEEKRPILRTIDDVQRGDVQSNTQLFESEKFGQKKYVRMVSVSDVQQGDVRTSTWLFENQPIDSLKGQPESVSSLNTVQREDIHKGDVKRCTWLFETQPMDTLKDTDAPSSVEPPEVVPQANVKSTTWLFESTPLDKLSTSERGVEMEVNERTVADTLGILFSHRVVQHGGILIEANDAESVKMAKYQCSSEGAPGIQKEEVVGGNLERILLQLLRRTKVEAQGFLVKEEENRDVKISPVQLLEPSTAEKSKEDLSDDVARALQGLLSQDASAKKGIVMEETGTGSVKITIYSLLHCVAGQEEPVKGDVKSTIGNLLASSQEQKAVATVRREDNERGNVHLYTACIEKGDLDCLKNLQRESEFESLVSSQAKEEQLRNAQELTAREEKVVRTTADVTLGDSHGPKQVFLCERKEGTLEKEAVLAGERGCTSRHLRQPPSAVIENVVSGQMKWAENGSPRAVRVGETPGERKEGTGCTKIATQKDEMDGAVQTTAQRKSQDLGGDLQAAMQSLRQATAEAQSLQHQVHSKLQRSTENIHLVTKQPQAATPQEAEAVQATVCNEGRATGKQQQATNVTVVRVQQTSKPHVSVSQKSTAPGAKVSASEAAQGGKSAPLDCRDGPVMPSGQFSIKDGLYTAQPVKTYVNPFVASDYKEHSVPEEREQDAIIGGDVKTALRALQGAAAAEQRQVEKEDIVCGTLKAALVSLEKSNVNVSKGDFKAAMIYRNAGQPSSVRKDKNEAQGRREQAAMAALGSRALNDFPPPPPASVMRPACPSTNQREAEALGSPMTMHPSDPKTLPRAPSKPSDQRPSEKPPLLPKPEVVPPPRKRPLPPPKPEFLSQEALCHPAGSHQSQLGTVVSPPLPSKFPSMGDQGVPVTSPPKQARAPCGANTLDPPAPRRDTTECPMANAGEERSFEEKATKYITKTPLQVAEEKYKSRKEEPKKLEEADPKPSSQTTENGLADCGRGDGHPVEERQGFRGSCQPENHCPSLAGREGALSLEGQVGPVNVECQKQPYLSAKCHANVLRKGAISMHASSSRRESPATCEARRSRDNEKTSPRKEETLSELAISAPPSLPSKQISKGHQCMTRSESGEPATNTAQHAEMGRPVVVMREKACRETEEERRKRLSVHKEEIMKGNVKEAMEIFENLRKQEELQEILTRVKEFEDETSKVDVKTLKSFFENVPEWVVHHQDPQTKPRKTDKAEQIKEVKEDTDSISSVELAFEDLERASAEIIHLKEQTLSRLLDIEEAIRKALYSISNLKSESDIAGLSGLLQESLGNSQSLAAGNNIRKISIVSSKAKQERGIQNSSWGLEKTAEKTEAPKTELEVPLIIQPRANSPSCPSYISIQSAARKPAESTKMAPSPASGSTYPAAEGELLAEGFFSSLPRKSVRSDGCNLAAYEDEQERIRMSQGLSLVKQHHLSSLEHLQHPTNDNGAKECDSSHSLIKGGGADYLSKAPLCSLSPSNPRRQKSILELQTSPDGSKLYGATRTVMEEYEEVDEFGNKIITSSTTVTKQSETQTSSSCNMVSCPTRYEVTASPVLRKYLNSPEGFPADSGNQETGVVFVTFGNSKPTKKQ; encoded by the coding sequence atggcccaggctgcaGAGAGTAGAAAGTCGACAAAAGCAAACATCCAGAAGGCCGAGGCGGATTTGCCACCACCCCGTCCCCAGGAGTCTGTCCTAGACCAGCCTCCGGCTCCTGAGAGCCAGGATTCCAACCCGCTGCCTCTCCCGCCCCCGAAAGAGACCTTCTCCAGATTCTACCAGCAGCGTCAAGTGAATGAGCTGAAGCGACTCTACAGACATATGCACCCGGAACTACGGAAGAACCTGGAAGAGGCCGTGACGGAGGATCTGGCCGAGATGCTGAGCACAGATGACCCGGCAGCGCAAGCCTCCATGAACCTAGACCCGGTGCTTCCGGGCGAAGTCCAATCCATGCGCTGGATCTTTGAGAACTGGGCACTGGACTCCATCGGAGAACATCAGGGCACCAAGAAGCTCGCAGAGGAGGAAGCCTTTCCCAGTGGAGATGTAAAGAGCAGGTCCATGAAGTTCGAGAACCGGTCGTTCAACGGAGACGGGTTGTCCGCCTCGGGCAGCGCGTCCCAGAAAGAGCAAACCAAAGGGGACGTTCACACCGCCCGGTGGCTATTTGAAACCCAGCCGCTCGACTCGTTGAACAAAATGTATCTGGACGAGACGGATATGCAAGAGGCGGTCCTCAAGGAACCGGTTCAGAAAGGGGATGTCAAAGGAGCCACGCAGCTCTTTGAAACTCATTCGTTGGATGCCTTGGGCCGCTGCAGCTCCGTCGAGGAGCAGAGCATCCTGCAGCTCAAATCCGAAATCCAAGAGCTGAAGGGGGACGTGAAGAAAACCATCAAGCTGTTCCAGACGGAGCCCCTCTGCGCCATCCGGGACAAAGCGGGGAACATCCATGAGATCAAGTCGGTCTGCAGGGAGGAAATCCACAGCAATGCCGTGCGGACGGCCCGTTGGTTGTTCGAAACGCAGCCCCTGGACACCATCAACAAGGACACGTCCCAAGTGCAAGTGATACGAGGGATATCGCTGGAGGAGGCCGCCAAGGGAAATGTCAGCGGAGCAAAGTGGCTGTTCGAAACGCAGCCCCTCGACGCCATCCGAGAAATGACTGTGGAGGAGGCGGATTTCAAGGCTTCTCCGGATCTTGTCCAAGGGGCCGACGTCACCAAACAGTGCCTGCTCTTTGAGACTCAGCCTCTCGACGCTCTGAAAGGAGAAGTCACTGAGACCACCCCGGCCAAAGAAGAAGTCATCAGAGGGGACGTGAGGTCAACCCTTTGGCTGTTTGAGACCCAACCGATGGAAACGCTAAAGGACAATTTTGAAGTTGGGCAGCTAAAGAAAGTGGAGCTTTCGGAAGAGGAGAAAGGAGCTGTGAAGCAGAGAAAGCACATCTTTGAGTCTTGCCCTTTGGGGAGCATCTCCAAGGCGCCCTCTGAAGTCTCCTCGGCCACCAGCGTACAAGAGGTGGAGAAAGGCGACGTGAAAGCTTTCAAGAGCCTCTTTGAGACCCTCCCTTTAGACAGCATCAGGCAAGTGAGCACCGAAGAGGTGGTCCAGGAGGCCGAGGAAGTGCCGCATGGGAACGTCaaagccaatcagttcctctttgAGACCACGCCCTTGTACGCCATCAAGGATTCCTTCGGCAATTTCCACAAGGTCACTTCCGTGAGCCGAGAAGAGGAAGTTGTAGGTGGAGATGTGAAGAACTACAAGTGGAAGTTCGAAACCAAGTCCTTGGACCAGTTTGATGACAGCGTCCAGAAGGTAGACATCATCAAAGGGATTACGAagcaggaagtggtggctggagatgtgAAGACGGCCAAGTGGCTCTTTGAAACCCAACCCATCGACGTCATCCACAGCCAAGTCAACCCAACGGGGCAAGAGGAGTCTGAGAGAGGAGGAGACTCCCGAGGAGGTGACGTGAAGACCTGCCGGTGGTTGTTTGAGACCCATCCAATGGATGCCCTTTACGAAAAGGCGGAGAAGAAGCAAGACAGGGAAGAACCACCTGTGCCACAAGGTGATGTTAGATCGTACACTTGGATGTTTGAAACGCAGCCCTTGGACTCCCTGAGAGGCCAGGAAGAGCGATATCTGCAGGCCAGCAAAACAGCTTCCCAAGATGAATTGCAAGGGGTAGATGTGAAAACTGTCAGGCACTTGTTTGAGACAGAGCCCTTAACGGATGATGCCTCCGACGATGTGAATTCAAAGAAAATGATCAGGTGCTCCAGCCGCGTAGAGATACAGTCTGGTGAAGTGTCCCGGGTGAAAGAGTTCTTTGAAGCCAAGCCCTTGGATTCTGCCAGGAAATCAAACACCGCCACGAAAGAGGTCAATATCCCAGGAGACGACAACATAGAGGCTGGCTCTGTTCACAAGTTTACGTGGCTCTTTGAAAACTGCCCCATGGATACCCTGAAAAGCAGCGTGGAGGGCATTCAAGAGGTGCCTCCAGAAGAGGACATTCGGAGCGGAGATGTCGGGAGCAAGAGATTCATTTTCGAAACCTACTCCCTGGGTCAGATCCATGACAAAGAGAATGAGATGCAAATCAAGAAGATCCAGGAAGAGACGCTGAACAAAGCTGCCGTCAAGTCCTGTACCATGCTGTTTGAGACTCAGCCACTGTATGCCATCCAGGACAGAGAGGGAGGCTATCATGAAGTCACCTCGGTGAAGAAGGAAGAAATCATGAAAGGAGACGTGAAGGGCGCCAGGTGGCAATTTGAGACCAAACCCTTGGATCAGATCAAGGCAGATGAAGAGGTGTTTGTGATCAGGGCAGTGACCCAAGAGGAATTCAAGAAGGGTGATGTCCAAGCTGCCCGGTGGAGATTTGAAACGGAGCCTTTAGACTCCATCGCTGAAGAGAAGAGGCCGATTCTGAGGACCATCGATGATGTGCAGAGGGGAGATGTCCAATCCAACACGCAACTTTTTGAGTCAGAGAAATTTGGTCAAAAGAAGTACGTTAGGATGGTCAGCGTGAGTGATGTCCAGCAGGGAGACGTAAGGACATCCACTTGGCTTTTTGAGAACCAGCCTATCGACTCCCTCAAAGGACAGCCTGAAAGCGTCTCCAGCCTCAACACTGTTCAGAGAGAGGATATCCACAAGGGGGATGTGAAACGCTGTACTTGGCTATTCGAGACTCAGCCCATGGACACTCTCAAAGACACCGACGCTCCCTCCAGTGTCGAACCCCCAGAGGTGGTTCCCCAGGCCAACGTCAAGAGCACCACGTGGTTGTTTGAGAGCACGCCGCTGGATAAACTCAGCACTTCCGAACGGGGCGTGGAAATGGAAGTGAACGAGAGAACCGTAGCAGACACGCTGGGCATTCTCTTCTCCCATCGAGTGGTCCAGCACGGAGGTATTCTCATCGAAGCCAACGATGCCGAGAGTGTCAAGATGGCAAAATATCAATGCAGCAGCGAAGGGGCCCCGGGGATTCAAAAGGAGGAAGTCGTGGGAGGCAATCTGGAAAGGATCTTGCTGCAACTCCTTCGCAGGACTAAGGTGGAGGCCCAAGGGTTCTTGGTGAAGGAAGAGGAGAACCGCGATGTCAAAATCAGCCCAGTTCAGCTCTTGGAGCCCAGCACGGCAGAGAAGAGCAAAGAGGACTTGAGCGATGACGTGGCAAGAGCTCTCCAAGGCCTCCTGAGTCAAGATGCCTCTGCCAAAAAAGGGATAGTCATGGAGGAGACGGGGACGGGATCAGTGAAGATCACCATCTACTCTCTCCTGCACTGTGTTGCCGGGCAAGAAGAACCTGTCAAGGGGGATGTGAAGTCCACCATTGGGAATCTGCTGGCCTCCTCACAAGAGCAAAAGGCAGTGGCAACCGTCAGGCGAGAGGACAACGAGAGAGGCAACgtccatctgtacaccgcctgcattgagaagggagaTCTTGACTGCCTCAAGAATCTCCAAAGGGAGTCAGAATTCGAATCCCTCGTTTCCTCCCAAGCAAAAGAGGAGCAGTTGAGGAACGCCCAAGAGCTCACAGCGCGGGAAGAAAAAGTAGTGAGAACAACAGCAGATGTGACACTAGGGGATAGCCATGGACCTAAGCAAGTCTTCCTGTGCGAGAGGAAAGAAGGTACCTTAGAAAAGGAGGCAGTGCTTGCCGGTGAGCGAGGTTGCACTTCGCGTCATCTTAGGCAACCCCCATCCGCAGTGATAGAGAATGTGGTTTCAGGACAAATGAAATGGGCTGAGAATGGCAGCCCCAGGGCAGTGAGAGTAGGGGAAACCCCGGGTGAGAGAAAGGAGGGAACGGGCTGCACCAAAATAGCAACGCAGAAGGATGAGATGGATGGGGCTGTCCAGACGACAGCACAGCGCAAATCGCAAGATCTTGGGGGTGATCTCCAAGCCGCAATGCAGAGCCTCAGGCAAGCCACGGCGGAGGCCCAAAGCCTCCAGCACCAAGTCCACAGTAAGCTGCAAAGGTCCACTGAAAATATTCACCTCGTCACTAAGCAGCCCCAGGCAGCCACGCCTCAGGAGGCGGAGGCTGTGCAGGCCACAGTCTGCAACGAGGGCCGTGCAACCGGCAAGCAGCAGCAGGCGACCAACGTCACCGTCGTCCGGGTGCAACAGACCTCCAAGCCCCACGTCAGCGTGTCTCAGAAGAGCACGGCGCCAGGCGCAAAGGTCAGTGCATCCGAGGCAGCACAGGGAGGAAAGTCGGCCCCGTTAGACTGTCGGGACGGTCCGGTCATGCCTAGTGGCCAGTTTAGCATTAAGGACGGCCTTTATACCGCCCAGCCCGTGAAAACCTATGTCAACCCATTTGTCGCGTCCGATTACAAAGAGCACTCCGTTCCAGAAGAACGTGAGCAAGATGCTATAATCGGAGGGGACGTGAAGACGGctctcagagccctgcagggcgcggcggcggcagaaCAGAGGCAAGTAGAAAAAGAGGACATTGTCTGTGGCACTTTAAAAGCCGCACTCGTGTCCCTGGAAAAGTCTAACGTTAATGTCTCCAAGGGAGACTTTAAAGCAGCCATGATATACAGGAATGCAGGGCAGCCGTCTTCCGTTCGTAAGGATAAAAACGAGGCTCAGGGACGTAGGGAGCAGGCAGCTATGGCGGCTTTGGGCTCACGAGCTCTTAAtgactttcctcctcctcctccagcttcaGTAATGAGACCCGCATGCCCTTCGACCAATCAGAGAGAAGCGGAAGCTCTAGGCAGTCCCATGACCATGCACCCGTCTGATCCTAAGACTCTTCCTCGTGCCCCTTCCAAGCCAAGCGACCAGAGGCCTTCAGAGAAACCACCGCTTCTCCCCAAACCAGAAGTCGTCCCCCCACCCAGGAAGAGACCTCTCCCGCCCCCAAAGCCAGAATTCCTTTCGCAAGAAGCACTTTGCCACCCTGCCGGGAGTCACCAAAGCCAATTGGGAACGGtggtctctcctcctctcccttccaaaTTCCCAAGCATGGGTGACCAGGGCGTACCAGTAACCTCGCCCCCAAAACAAGCACGGGCACCTTGTGGGGCTAACACACTAGACCCACCTGCACCCAGGCGAGATACAACCGAGTGCCCCATGGCAAACGCGGGCGAGGAAAGGAGTTTTGAGGAAAAAGCAACAAAATATATTACGAAGACCCCTCTGCAAGTAGCAGAAGAAAAGTACAAGTCGAGGAAAGAAGAGCCGAAGAAGCTGGAAGAGGCCGACCCTAAACCTTCATCGCAGACAACTGAAAATGGATTGGCTGACTGCGGAAGAGGGGATGGCCATCCAGTGGAAGAAAGGCAAGGATTCCGCGGGTCCTGCCAGCCAGAAAACCATTGCCCGTCACTGGCCGGGCGAGAGGGTGCCTTGTCTCTGGAAGGCCAAGTAGGTCCTGTTAATGTGGAATGTCAGAAGCAGCCATATCTTTCTGCCAAGTGTCATGCCAATGTTCTGAGGAAGGGAGCAATCTCGATGCATGCCTCGTCATCGAGGAGAGAAAGTCCGGCGACATGCGAAGCTCGTCGATCAAGGGATAACGAGAAAACAAGTCCAAGGAAAGAAGAAACCCTTTCAGAATTGGCTATTTCAGCACCTCCGTCTCTACCATCAAAGCAGATTTCGAAAGGGCACCAGTGCATGACCAGGAGCGAGTCTGGAGAACCGGCCACAAACACGGCACAGCATGCAGAGATGGGAAGGCCGGTGGTGGTCATGCGGGAAAAAGCTTGCCGGGAAACGGAAGAAGAACGCCGCAAGAGGCTGTCCGTCCACAAGGAAGAAATCATGAAAGGCAACGTCAAAGAGGCCATGGAGATATTCGAAAACCTGAGGAAGCAGGAAGAGCTCCAGGAAATTTTGACCCGTGTGAAGGAATTTGAGGACGAGACCTCTAAAGTGGACGTGAAGACCTTGAAGAGCTTCTTCGAGAACGTCCCTGAGTGGGTGGTCCATCATCAAGATCCACAAACCAAGCCCCGCAAGACGGACAAGGCCGAGCAGATAAAGGAAGTGAAGGAAGACACCGACAGCATTTCGTCCGTGGAGCTGGCCTTTGAAGACCTGGAGAGGGCGAGTGCCGAAATCATCCACCTGAAGGAGCAGACGCTCAGCCGGCTGCTGGATATCGAAGAGGCCATCCGGAAGGCTCTGTACTCCATTTCTAACCTCAAGTCCGAGTCGGACATCGCCGGCCTCTCGGGGCTGCTCCAGGAGTCCCTTGGCAACTCGCAAAGCTTGGCGGCCGGAAACAACATCCGCAAGATCAGCATCGTCTCCAGCAAGGCCAAGCAAGAGAGAGGGATCCAGAACTCATCCTGGGGACTGGAAAAGACGGCGGAAAAGACCGAGGCGCCCAAGACGGAGCTAGAGGTCCCCTTGATCATTCAACCCCGAGCAAAttctccctcctgcccttccTACATCTCCATTCAGTCTGCCGCAAGGAAGCCTGCGGAGTCGACCAAGATGGCGCCCTCCCCGGCATCGGGTTCAACCTACCCAGCCGCAGAAGGGGAACTGCTCGCCGAAGGTTTTTTTAGCTCGCTGCCGCGCAAGTCAGTGCGGTCTGACGGATGCAACTTGGCTGCTTACGAAGATGAACAAGAGCGCATCCGGATGAGTCAAGGTCTGAGTTTAGTTAAGCAGCATCATCTCAGCAGTTTGGAACATCTCCAGCATCCGACGAACGACAACGGGGCCAAAGAATGCGACTCGTCTCACAGCCTGATCAAAGGAGGGGGAGCTGATTACCTGTCCAAGGCTCCCCTGTGCTCTTTAAGCCCCTCAAACCCACGGAGACAGAAAAGCATTCTAGAACTTCAGACAAGTCCTGATGGGTCGAAGCTGTATGGGGCCACCAGGACCGTCATGGAGGAGTACGAGGAGGTGGATGAGTTCGGAAACAAGATAATCACTTCCTCGACCACAGTCACCAAGCAGTCGGAGACCCagacctcctcctcctgcaacaTGGTTTCCTGTCCGACCAGGTACGAAGTGACCGCCTCTCCTGTCCTTCGCAAATACCTCAACAGCCCCGAAGGCTTCCCCGCAGACAGCGGCAACCAGGAAACAGGAGTGGTCTTTGTGACGTTTGGCAATTCCAAACCAACTAAGAAGCAGTAA
- the LOC143820890 gene encoding uncharacterized protein LOC143820890 — METDSLKRSLSSPSFSGRRNQNFGAGLLARSSVSELAAWYQEIFGCGNHCSAQEAPKNDSPQMSRSKSTESLAFHLTNPCEITGRNFVGGHFISRSAAALPTLVEFLAESPAPDPQGKSPTEFSKMAAIRHPDSKFQLPQENSMSSFSSQHNKKKEQGGHTVCLQENESVQKEAKFTRRSKAAPSASVTRIVENWSSPLLLCSSGIAFSNTTTLCVGSPSCLCKPKSFQHRGRTWQDVTLWHREITILPCPTSEYASHSCWQIVKGLKGQTTAPQSGKRTTASPLSVFGNKPGACLDGTVHNSPCLLQQQHFKKSPVICCPVY; from the exons ATGGAGACAGACTCCCTGAAGAGATCCCTGTCTTCTCCATCGTTTTCGGGCAGAAGAAACCAGAATTTCGGAGCAGGGCTTCTGgcaaggagctctgtctcggaaTTAGCGGCCTG GTATCAGGAGATATTTGGTTGCGGAAACCACTGCTCCGCACAGGAagcgccaaag AATGACAGTCCCCAGATGTCCAGGAGCAAATCCACAGAGAGCCTTGCCTTCCATCTAACCAACCCTTGCGAAATAACTGGGAGGAACTTTGTTGGAGGCCATTTCATCTCCAGGTCAGCTGCAGCACTGCCCACCTTGGTGGAATTCCTGGCTGAATCTCCTGCACCCGACCCGCAAGGGAAGAGTCCCACCGAGTTCAGCAAAATGGCCGCCATCCGACACCCAGACTCTAAGTTTCAGCTTCCGCAAGAAAACTCCATGTCTTCATTCTCGTCCCAGCACaacaagaaaaaagaacaagGGGGCCACACCGTCTGCCTCCAGGAGAATGAATCTGTCCAGAAG GAGGCAAAATTCACCAGGAGAAGCAAGGCAGCTCCATCAGCATCCGTCACAAGAATAGTTGAGAACT ggtcttctcctcttcttctgtgcTCATCaggcattgccttttccaacacaaCCACGCTGTGTGTCGGTTCCCCCTCTTGCCTTTGCAAGCCCAAGTCCTTCCAGcacagaggtaggacatggcaagacgtGACGCTGTGGCACAGAGAGATTaccatcttgccgtgtcctacctctgaatatGCCAGCCACAGTTGCTGGCAAATTGTCAAGGGCTTAAAGGGCCAGACCACAGCCCCACAGTCCGGAAAACGCACAACAGCCAGTCCCCTAAGTGTGTTCGGGAACAAGCCAGGAGCCTGTCTAGATGGAACAGTGCATAATAGCCCATGCTTGCTACAACAGCAGCACTTCAAGAAGAGTCCCGTGATTTGTTGTCCAGTTTATTGA